From a single Bacillus pumilus genomic region:
- a CDS encoding amino acid permease — MKSRHLFMIALGGVIGTGLFLGSGLIIHQAGPGGAILSFIIGGLLMYLVMLCLGELAVAMPTAGSFQEYATKYIGPSTGFMIGWLYWFSWACTIGLEFTSAGILLQRWFPDIPVWLWCLAFSVILFAVNAISARSFAETEFWFSAIKVAAILLFIIIGIGAIFGMIHLKDGEPAPLFHHLTDHGGLFPNGVFAILLTMVTVNFSFQGTELVGIAAGESESPEKTLPRSIRNIIWRTMVFFVLSIAVLAALLPWQTAGAVDSPFVVVLDKVGIPYAADIMNFIIITAVLSVANSGLYASSRMLWSLSKDGKGPDFTKKLSKRKIPINALLVTMGVSALSLLTSVVAPKTVYVWLISISGMVLVVVWMSICLSQYFFRKQFIKAGGDVKDLVFRTPLYPFVPLAGFIAFGIVLISLFFIEDQRIGLYCGVPFMAACYIIYFLKIKPKEDAKRFSEEEGTIQKT, encoded by the coding sequence ATGAAAAGCAGACATCTCTTTATGATTGCCTTAGGTGGCGTAATCGGCACAGGTCTTTTCCTTGGATCAGGACTGATCATTCATCAAGCAGGACCCGGGGGAGCCATTCTATCGTTTATCATTGGCGGACTGCTCATGTATTTGGTCATGCTTTGTCTTGGAGAATTAGCAGTGGCAATGCCGACAGCTGGTTCCTTTCAGGAGTATGCAACGAAATATATCGGTCCGTCTACAGGCTTTATGATCGGCTGGCTGTATTGGTTTAGCTGGGCGTGTACGATTGGACTGGAGTTTACATCGGCAGGCATATTGCTCCAAAGGTGGTTCCCAGACATTCCAGTTTGGCTCTGGTGTCTTGCATTTAGCGTGATTTTATTTGCCGTGAATGCCATTTCAGCTCGTAGCTTCGCTGAAACAGAGTTCTGGTTTTCAGCCATCAAGGTCGCTGCTATCCTATTATTTATTATCATCGGAATTGGCGCAATTTTCGGAATGATTCATTTGAAAGACGGAGAACCAGCTCCTTTATTTCATCATTTGACGGATCATGGCGGACTATTTCCTAACGGTGTTTTTGCTATATTATTAACCATGGTCACGGTCAATTTCTCCTTTCAAGGAACAGAACTTGTAGGGATCGCAGCGGGTGAGAGTGAAAGCCCTGAAAAAACATTGCCTCGCTCCATACGAAATATTATTTGGAGAACGATGGTCTTTTTCGTTTTATCGATTGCAGTTCTAGCCGCACTTCTTCCCTGGCAGACAGCAGGCGCTGTCGACAGTCCGTTTGTGGTCGTGCTGGACAAGGTCGGCATCCCATATGCTGCAGATATCATGAATTTTATTATCATCACGGCTGTATTATCTGTAGCAAACTCTGGATTGTATGCATCATCACGTATGCTCTGGTCGCTTTCAAAGGACGGGAAAGGACCTGACTTTACGAAAAAGCTGTCCAAGCGTAAAATCCCAATCAATGCATTATTGGTGACAATGGGTGTATCCGCTCTATCCCTGCTCACAAGTGTCGTAGCACCAAAAACAGTATATGTGTGGCTCATTTCGATTTCTGGTATGGTCCTTGTTGTTGTGTGGATGTCCATTTGTTTATCTCAGTATTTCTTTAGAAAACAATTCATCAAAGCAGGTGGAGATGTAAAGGATCTTGTTTTCCGTACACCGCTCTATCCATTTGTGCCATTGGCAGGCTTCATCGCATTTGGCATCGTCCTCATCAGCTTATTCTTTATTGAGGATCAGCGGATTGGGCTTTATTGCGGAGTTCCATTCATGGCGGCCTGTTACATCATTTATTTTCTCAAAATCAAACCGAAGGAAGATGCAAAGCGTTTTTCAGAAGAAGAAGGAACCATCCAAAAAACATAA
- the gap gene encoding type I glyceraldehyde-3-phosphate dehydrogenase produces the protein MAVKVGINGFGRIGRNVFRAALNNPEVEVVAVNDLTDANMLAHLLQYDSVHGKLDAEVSVDGTNLVVNGKTIEVSAERDPAKLSWGKQGVEIVVESTGFFTKRADAAKHLEAGAKKVIISAPANEEDITIVMGVNEDKYDAASHDVISNASCTTNCLAPFAKVLNDKFGIKRGMMTTVHSYTNDQQILDLPHKDYRRARAAAENIIPTSTGAAKAVSLVLPELKGKLNGGAMRVPTPNVSLVDLVAELNQDVTAEDVNAALKEAAEGELNGILGYSEEPLVSGDYNGNANSSTIDALSTMVMEGSMVKVISWYDNESGYSHRVVDLAAYIAKQGL, from the coding sequence ATGGCAGTAAAAGTCGGTATTAACGGATTTGGACGTATTGGACGTAACGTATTTCGTGCAGCATTAAACAATCCTGAAGTTGAGGTAGTAGCGGTTAACGATTTAACAGACGCTAACATGCTTGCACACCTTTTACAATATGACTCTGTTCACGGAAAACTAGATGCAGAGGTTTCTGTAGACGGTACAAACTTAGTAGTGAACGGTAAAACAATCGAAGTATCAGCTGAACGTGACCCTGCGAAATTAAGCTGGGGTAAACAAGGCGTAGAAATCGTTGTTGAATCTACTGGATTCTTCACAAAACGTGCAGACGCTGCAAAACACTTAGAAGCTGGCGCTAAAAAAGTCATCATTTCTGCTCCTGCTAACGAAGAAGATATCACAATCGTTATGGGTGTAAACGAAGACAAATACGATGCAGCTAGCCACGATGTCATCTCTAATGCATCTTGTACAACAAACTGCTTAGCTCCATTTGCAAAAGTACTTAACGATAAATTTGGCATTAAACGCGGTATGATGACAACTGTTCACTCATACACAAATGACCAGCAAATTCTTGATCTTCCGCACAAAGACTACCGTCGTGCTCGTGCAGCTGCGGAAAACATCATCCCAACTTCTACAGGTGCTGCGAAAGCTGTTTCACTTGTATTGCCTGAACTTAAAGGTAAATTAAACGGTGGCGCTATGCGTGTTCCAACACCTAACGTTTCTTTAGTTGACCTTGTAGCTGAATTAAACCAAGATGTTACAGCTGAAGATGTAAATGCAGCACTTAAAGAAGCGGCTGAAGGAGAACTTAATGGAATCCTTGGCTACAGCGAAGAGCCATTAGTGTCTGGTGACTACAATGGTAATGCAAACTCTTCAACAATCGATGCTCTTTCTACAATGGTGATGGAAGGCAGCATGGTGAAAGTCATTTCTTGGTACGATAACGAGAGTGGATATTCTCACCGCGTTGTTGACCTTGCAGCTTACATTGCAAAACAAGGTCTTTAA
- a CDS encoding sugar-binding transcriptional regulator, with the protein MNRLLEAQKKLLPDLLIVMQKRYDILQYIRLAEPIGRRSLATSLGLSERILRAEVQFLKEQNLLDVKTSGMMLTSEGHALLEILEGMMKDVLGLTFLENTLKRKLGLEEVIIVSGDSDESPWVKQEMGRAAVQCMKKRFTGNNIVAVTGGTTMEAVAEMMTPDAKNRGMLFVPARGGLGENVKNQANTICAHMAEKASGTYKLLFVPGQLSEGAYSSIIEEPSVKEVLQTIKSSTMLIHGIGEAKTMAMRRNTPAEDLKKIDEHDAVTEAFGYYFNRDGEVVHKVHSVGMQLDDLESIPHIIAVAGGSSKAGAIEAYFKKPRRTVLVTDEGAAKELLRESIDPSI; encoded by the coding sequence ATGAATCGTTTATTGGAAGCTCAAAAAAAATTATTGCCAGATCTTCTCATCGTTATGCAAAAACGCTACGACATTTTGCAATACATCAGGTTAGCTGAACCTATCGGCCGCAGAAGTCTTGCGACGAGTTTAGGTCTCAGTGAGCGCATCCTAAGAGCAGAAGTTCAGTTTTTAAAAGAACAAAATCTGCTGGATGTCAAAACGAGCGGCATGATGCTGACAAGTGAAGGTCACGCTTTGCTTGAAATACTTGAAGGAATGATGAAGGACGTTTTAGGTTTAACCTTTTTGGAAAATACATTAAAGAGGAAGTTAGGCCTAGAAGAAGTCATCATTGTTTCTGGTGACAGTGACGAATCCCCGTGGGTGAAGCAAGAAATGGGAAGAGCTGCTGTCCAGTGTATGAAAAAAAGATTTACTGGAAATAATATCGTCGCCGTCACAGGCGGAACGACGATGGAAGCTGTTGCCGAAATGATGACCCCTGATGCCAAAAACAGAGGCATGTTGTTTGTCCCTGCGAGAGGCGGTCTTGGGGAGAATGTAAAAAATCAGGCAAACACCATTTGTGCCCACATGGCTGAAAAAGCTTCCGGTACTTACAAACTGCTGTTTGTTCCAGGGCAGCTGTCAGAAGGTGCTTACTCTTCTATTATTGAAGAGCCATCAGTCAAAGAAGTGCTTCAAACGATTAAATCATCCACGATGCTCATTCATGGGATCGGTGAAGCAAAAACAATGGCGATGAGACGAAATACACCAGCTGAAGATTTAAAAAAGATTGATGAGCATGACGCAGTGACAGAGGCCTTTGGCTATTACTTTAATCGTGATGGTGAGGTCGTGCACAAAGTTCACTCCGTCGGCATGCAGCTAGATGATTTAGAAAGCATTCCACACATTATTGCTGTTGCAGGTGGATCATCAAAGGCAGGGGCGATTGAAGCTTATTTCAAAAAACCCCGGCGAACGGTTCTCGTCACAGACGAAGGAGCCGCAAAAGAGTTATTAAGGGAGTCAATTGATCCCTCAATATAA
- the yvfG gene encoding protein YvfG, producing MSELFSVPYFVDNLKQHIAMNQNEDKVHAMNAYYRSVVSTLVQDQLTKNAVVLKRIQHLDEAYQKVKKESE from the coding sequence ATGTCTGAACTTTTTTCCGTTCCATACTTTGTCGACAACTTGAAACAGCACATCGCCATGAATCAAAATGAAGACAAGGTTCATGCCATGAATGCCTATTACCGTTCAGTGGTGTCCACGCTTGTACAAGACCAGCTGACCAAAAACGCTGTTGTTTTGAAACGAATTCAGCACCTTGATGAAGCGTATCAAAAAGTGAAAAAAGAAAGTGAATGA
- a CDS encoding sigma-54 interaction domain-containing protein → MKKDPYTAKLENDIDLYKQMLDLIDVGVHAIDENGHTVVYNKKMMEIESLKRSDVLHKNVLDFFAFQDEMHSTLVQALRNGKQTVHAKQTYHTYNGKEITTINHTYPLVRDGLIHGAVEISNDVTKLERLIHHNMKKKGSTRFTFDSIIGQSPAFLEVIEHAKRATRTSSYVLIVGETGTGKELFAQSIHNGSSRSSEPFITQNCAALPDNLIESLLFGTQKGAFTGATDQPGLFEQAQGGTLLLDEINSLNPGLQAKLLRVLQEKRVRRLGSTKEIAVDVRVIANMNEDPVDAIAGGRMRKDLFYRLGIVTLFIPPLSERKEDIPTFVSHFIQKYNELFQMKVKAADEEVLSLFQTYHWPGNVRELEHVIEAGMNMMMDEDYLSMHHLPYHFRFKHGNGRPKAQLQTTPLQQTASTETFVYTSPEHTTDFQTQMEQFEKQYIVHHLEKMDDNISQTAKLLGMSRQSLQYRMKKLHISRQ, encoded by the coding sequence GTGAAAAAAGATCCGTATACAGCAAAGCTCGAAAATGACATTGATCTCTATAAGCAAATGCTCGATTTAATTGATGTCGGCGTTCATGCCATTGACGAGAATGGCCATACTGTTGTTTATAATAAAAAAATGATGGAAATTGAGTCTTTGAAACGCTCTGATGTTCTCCATAAAAATGTACTCGACTTCTTCGCCTTTCAAGATGAGATGCACAGCACACTTGTGCAAGCACTGCGAAACGGGAAACAAACTGTTCATGCTAAGCAGACGTATCATACTTACAACGGAAAAGAAATCACAACGATTAACCATACATACCCGCTCGTTCGAGACGGTCTCATTCATGGGGCGGTTGAAATTTCAAATGATGTCACGAAGCTGGAACGGCTAATTCATCACAATATGAAGAAAAAAGGAAGCACACGCTTTACCTTTGATTCAATTATCGGTCAAAGCCCTGCATTTTTAGAAGTGATTGAGCATGCAAAACGGGCGACACGCACCTCTTCTTATGTATTGATTGTTGGCGAAACTGGGACCGGTAAAGAGCTGTTTGCTCAAAGCATTCATAACGGCAGCAGCCGGTCCTCTGAACCATTTATTACACAAAATTGTGCGGCATTGCCTGATAACCTGATTGAAAGTCTGCTCTTTGGTACCCAAAAAGGGGCTTTTACGGGGGCAACTGATCAGCCAGGCTTATTCGAACAGGCACAGGGAGGAACATTGCTTTTAGATGAAATCAACTCCTTGAATCCTGGTCTTCAAGCGAAACTGCTGCGTGTTTTACAAGAGAAACGCGTAAGACGGTTAGGCAGTACAAAAGAAATCGCTGTGGATGTGAGAGTCATTGCCAATATGAATGAGGACCCTGTGGATGCGATCGCAGGTGGCCGCATGCGCAAAGATTTATTTTATCGACTCGGTATTGTCACCTTATTTATTCCGCCGCTCTCTGAGCGAAAAGAAGACATTCCGACGTTTGTGAGTCATTTTATTCAAAAATATAATGAGCTGTTTCAAATGAAGGTGAAGGCAGCTGACGAAGAGGTACTTTCCCTTTTCCAAACGTATCATTGGCCAGGCAATGTGAGAGAACTGGAGCATGTGATTGAGGCGGGGATGAATATGATGATGGATGAGGACTACCTAAGCATGCATCACCTTCCCTATCATTTTAGATTTAAGCACGGGAATGGCCGTCCTAAGGCGCAATTGCAAACGACTCCCTTGCAGCAAACCGCATCAACTGAAACTTTTGTCTATACTAGCCCAGAACATACGACTGATTTCCAAACCCAAATGGAACAATTTGAAAAACAATACATCGTCCATCACTTAGAAAAAATGGACGATAATATTTCACAGACTGCAAAGTTATTGGGCATGAGCAGGCAAAGTCTGCAATATCGAATGAAAAAGCTACATATTTCTCGTCAATAA
- a CDS encoding FadR/GntR family transcriptional regulator, with product MKYKQIKTKKIYEEIADAIIESIRTGELLPGEKLDSVQALSESFQVSRSAVREALSALKAIGLIEMKQGEGTYVKQFDPEQLAFSLSPAFLMKQHDVTQLLEVRAIIETGAVKKAALLRTDDDLHQLRNALEQMKLAEAHEEIGEEADLTFHLALAKASKNDVLKVLMNQVSTLLVETMRETRKVVLFSTKASIRQLYEEHEQIYKAVIARQPEEAEKAMLTHLKNVERLLGDVLQKPAEQSDTQ from the coding sequence TTGAAATATAAACAAATCAAAACCAAAAAAATATATGAGGAAATTGCGGACGCAATCATCGAATCCATTCGGACAGGTGAGCTTCTTCCAGGGGAAAAATTAGATTCGGTTCAAGCGCTTTCAGAAAGCTTTCAAGTCAGCCGTTCCGCTGTAAGAGAGGCGCTGTCTGCTCTGAAAGCGATCGGATTAATAGAGATGAAGCAAGGGGAAGGCACGTATGTGAAGCAGTTCGATCCTGAACAGCTCGCATTTTCTTTATCTCCGGCATTTTTAATGAAGCAGCATGATGTCACTCAGCTCCTTGAAGTGAGAGCCATCATTGAAACAGGTGCTGTCAAAAAGGCGGCACTGCTTCGAACGGACGATGACCTTCATCAACTGCGTAATGCTCTCGAACAAATGAAACTGGCAGAAGCACATGAAGAGATTGGTGAAGAGGCAGATCTCACCTTCCATCTTGCCTTAGCCAAAGCCTCCAAGAATGATGTATTAAAGGTGTTAATGAATCAAGTTTCAACCTTGCTAGTAGAAACGATGCGTGAAACGAGAAAAGTCGTATTATTCTCAACGAAGGCATCCATTCGGCAGCTCTACGAAGAACATGAACAAATTTACAAAGCCGTTATTGCAAGGCAGCCCGAAGAAGCGGAGAAAGCAATGCTCACGCATTTGAAAAATGTAGAAAGACTACTAGGAGATGTGCTGCAAAAACCAGCAGAACAGTCAGATACACAATAA
- the rpoN gene encoding RNA polymerase factor sigma-54: MSLNLQQEQVLKQVLTQELRQAITLLQLNSAELGEYLDQLALENPLIERKDTDSYQPVYHKKSQDRMTEPYRTHQKESLQMYLKKQAIDLNLSEKNERIFHFMIESIDSNGYLNEPVDEMAAVLEVPAEEVEAVLHQLQSLEPAGIGARSLQECILLQLRRKKERWYEAELIIDEHFFLFARKAWKEITAKTGVSMRTLQAVQDEVSQFEPRPGIHFSYEEDHVYIEPDVTITVVQDHITFELNQRAFPDVEMNEGYFAMIQDQKRHEAYVYLKEKEHQYNWLVQALKQRKQTMTHVVREIISHQTDFFLTGKHKMKPLTMKQIADILQVHESTVSRTVKGKMVQTPYGLMEMKQFFQAKLEGPSLEEASSYTVKTHIAELIQTENKKKPYSDQQIMTLLQQTFGICVSRRTIAKYREQMNLASSTLRKRYD; the protein is encoded by the coding sequence ATGAGCCTTAATCTGCAACAAGAACAAGTATTAAAGCAGGTGCTCACACAAGAACTCAGGCAGGCCATTACACTGCTACAGCTGAATAGCGCTGAGCTTGGCGAGTATCTTGACCAGTTAGCGCTTGAGAACCCTCTGATTGAGCGGAAAGACACGGACAGCTATCAACCAGTTTATCATAAAAAATCACAAGATCGAATGACCGAGCCGTATCGAACGCATCAAAAAGAAAGCCTGCAAATGTATTTAAAGAAACAAGCCATTGATTTGAATTTAAGTGAAAAGAATGAAAGGATTTTTCACTTTATGATCGAGTCCATTGATTCTAATGGCTATTTAAATGAACCGGTTGATGAGATGGCAGCTGTCTTAGAGGTGCCGGCTGAAGAAGTAGAAGCCGTTCTTCATCAGCTTCAATCGCTAGAGCCTGCCGGTATTGGCGCAAGATCTTTGCAAGAATGCATCCTGCTTCAGCTGAGAAGAAAAAAGGAGCGCTGGTATGAAGCCGAGCTGATTATCGATGAGCATTTCTTTCTTTTTGCAAGAAAGGCTTGGAAGGAAATCACAGCGAAAACGGGCGTTTCCATGAGAACACTCCAAGCGGTTCAGGATGAGGTGTCGCAGTTTGAACCCAGACCAGGCATACATTTTTCATATGAAGAGGACCATGTGTATATAGAGCCAGATGTGACGATTACCGTCGTGCAGGACCACATCACATTTGAGCTGAATCAGCGCGCTTTTCCAGACGTTGAAATGAATGAAGGATACTTCGCAATGATTCAGGACCAAAAGCGGCATGAAGCATATGTGTATCTGAAGGAAAAAGAGCATCAGTACAATTGGCTCGTCCAAGCATTAAAACAAAGAAAACAAACGATGACCCATGTCGTTCGTGAGATTATCTCCCATCAGACAGACTTTTTCCTAACGGGGAAACATAAAATGAAACCGCTTACGATGAAACAGATTGCAGATATATTGCAAGTGCATGAGTCCACAGTCAGCCGAACGGTGAAAGGGAAAATGGTGCAAACCCCCTATGGTCTTATGGAAATGAAACAATTTTTCCAAGCAAAGCTAGAAGGGCCTTCGCTGGAAGAGGCGTCCAGCTACACAGTGAAAACGCACATCGCCGAGCTGATCCAAACGGAAAATAAGAAAAAACCGTATTCAGATCAGCAAATCATGACGCTCCTTCAGCAAACCTTTGGCATCTGTGTGTCGCGTAGAACCATTGCGAAATATCGTGAACAAATGAATCTTGCATCGTCTACACTGAGGAAGCGCTATGATTAA
- a CDS encoding ornithine--oxo-acid transaminase → MTQTNELIQQTEQYGAANYHPLPIVISEAEGVWVTDPEGNRYMDMLSAYSAVNQGHRHPRIIEALKKQADRVTLTSRAFHNDQLGPWYEKICKLTNKDMALPMNTGAEAVETAVKAARRWGYEVKGIEENRAEIIACVGNFHGRTMTAVSLSSEAEYQRGFGPMLPGIKLIPYGDIDALREAITPQTAAFLIEPIQGEAGIVMPPEGFLKEAKMLCEKEHVLFIADEIQVGLARTGKMFACDWEDIEPDMLILGKALGGGVFPISCVVANRDILGVFNPGSHGSTFGGNPLACAVSLAALDVLIDEKLAARSMELGEYFKDKLSHIQSPVIKEVRGRGLFIGMELTEAARPYCEKLKQAGLLCKETHETVIRFAPPLTISKEDLDWAIGHIEALFQA, encoded by the coding sequence TTGACACAGACAAATGAATTAATTCAACAAACAGAACAATATGGAGCGGCAAACTATCATCCGCTGCCAATTGTGATTTCAGAGGCTGAGGGAGTGTGGGTGACAGACCCTGAAGGCAATCGATATATGGATATGCTAAGTGCGTATTCCGCAGTCAATCAAGGACATCGCCATCCGCGCATTATTGAAGCGCTCAAAAAACAGGCAGACCGTGTAACACTCACATCGAGAGCCTTTCATAATGATCAGCTTGGCCCTTGGTATGAGAAAATTTGCAAACTAACGAATAAAGACATGGCACTTCCGATGAATACTGGTGCTGAGGCTGTAGAAACAGCGGTAAAAGCAGCAAGGCGCTGGGGCTATGAAGTCAAGGGAATTGAAGAGAATCGTGCAGAAATCATTGCTTGTGTTGGCAATTTCCACGGCAGAACGATGACGGCTGTCTCTCTTTCCTCAGAAGCAGAGTACCAAAGAGGTTTCGGTCCGATGCTTCCCGGAATCAAACTGATTCCTTACGGAGATATTGATGCGTTACGTGAAGCCATCACGCCGCAAACAGCGGCTTTCCTCATTGAGCCGATTCAAGGAGAAGCGGGAATTGTTATGCCGCCAGAAGGCTTCTTGAAAGAAGCGAAGATGCTTTGTGAGAAAGAACATGTCCTCTTCATTGCGGATGAAATTCAAGTGGGATTAGCGCGAACTGGTAAGATGTTTGCGTGTGACTGGGAAGACATCGAGCCAGATATGCTGATCCTTGGGAAAGCTTTAGGCGGCGGCGTCTTTCCAATCTCGTGTGTCGTAGCAAACCGCGATATATTAGGCGTGTTCAACCCTGGATCTCACGGATCTACCTTCGGCGGGAATCCACTTGCGTGTGCGGTGTCGCTTGCTGCATTGGATGTCTTAATTGATGAAAAGCTTGCAGCACGCTCCATGGAGCTGGGCGAATACTTCAAAGATAAATTGTCACACATTCAAAGCCCTGTCATAAAGGAAGTGCGCGGCCGTGGATTATTTATAGGCATGGAGCTGACAGAGGCAGCTAGACCTTATTGTGAGAAGCTGAAGCAAGCAGGATTGTTATGTAAGGAAACCCATGAGACAGTCATCCGTTTTGCACCGCCGCTTACCATTTCAAAAGAAGATTTAGATTGGGCGATTGGGCATATTGAGGCGCTGTTTCAAGCATAA
- a CDS encoding phosphoglycerate kinase, whose protein sequence is MNKKSVKDIDVKGKVVFCRVDFNVPMKDGEVTDDTRIRAALPTIEYLTGQGAKVLLASHLGRPKGQVTEELRLTPVAKRLQELLGQEVKKADEAYGDNVKKQISDLKDGDVLVLENVRFYPGEEKNDPELSKAFADLADVYVNDAFGAAHRAHASTAGIAAYLPAVSGFLMQKELEVLGKAISNPDRPFTAIIGGAKVKDKIGVIESLLDKVDNLIIGGGLAYTFVKALGHEVGKSLLEEDKVDLAKSFMDRAKEKGVNFLIPTDVLVADDFSNDANTSIVPISEIPSDLEALDIGTETRETYADVIKNSKLVVWNGPMGVFEIDAFAKGTKAIAEALAEAKDTYSVIGGGDSAAAVEKFGLADQMSHISTGGGASLEFMEGKELPGVTALNDK, encoded by the coding sequence ATGAATAAAAAATCAGTAAAAGACATTGACGTAAAAGGTAAAGTTGTGTTCTGCCGCGTAGATTTTAACGTTCCAATGAAGGACGGAGAAGTGACGGATGATACTCGTATTCGCGCAGCATTACCAACGATTGAGTATTTAACAGGACAAGGCGCAAAGGTACTATTAGCTAGTCATTTGGGTCGTCCGAAGGGTCAAGTTACTGAAGAACTGCGTCTGACACCTGTAGCAAAACGTCTGCAAGAGCTTCTTGGACAAGAAGTGAAAAAAGCGGATGAAGCGTACGGCGACAACGTGAAAAAGCAAATCTCTGACTTAAAAGATGGAGATGTGCTAGTGCTTGAAAACGTTCGTTTCTATCCTGGTGAAGAAAAGAACGATCCTGAATTATCAAAAGCATTTGCTGATTTAGCCGATGTGTATGTCAATGATGCATTCGGTGCTGCACACCGTGCACATGCATCCACAGCTGGTATTGCAGCTTATCTTCCGGCTGTTTCAGGCTTCCTCATGCAAAAAGAGCTTGAGGTTCTAGGAAAAGCCATTTCAAACCCTGATCGCCCATTTACAGCGATTATCGGTGGCGCAAAAGTAAAGGATAAAATCGGAGTGATTGAAAGTCTTCTTGATAAAGTGGACAACCTCATTATCGGCGGCGGACTTGCTTACACATTTGTGAAAGCACTTGGCCACGAAGTAGGAAAATCTCTATTAGAAGAAGACAAAGTAGATCTAGCGAAATCCTTTATGGACCGTGCAAAAGAAAAAGGCGTGAACTTCCTGATTCCAACAGATGTTCTGGTAGCCGACGACTTTTCAAATGATGCAAATACAAGCATTGTGCCAATCTCTGAAATCCCAAGTGATTTAGAAGCACTTGATATTGGAACAGAGACAAGAGAGACGTATGCTGATGTCATTAAAAACAGCAAACTTGTTGTCTGGAACGGACCGATGGGTGTATTTGAAATCGATGCATTCGCTAAAGGAACAAAAGCAATCGCAGAAGCACTGGCAGAAGCGAAAGATACATATTCTGTCATTGGCGGTGGAGATTCAGCAGCAGCTGTTGAGAAATTTGGTCTTGCCGATCAGATGAGCCATATTTCTACAGGCGGCGGTGCTTCACTTGAATTTATGGAAGGCAAAGAACTTCCAGGTGTTACTGCATTAAACGATAAATAA